The Microbacterium luteum nucleotide sequence CTTCCGCGTCGACCAGATCTTGCAGGCCGGCCTGCAGCATCCGACGGAACACGTCCGAATGGGCCAGGTCAGGGTCAGCGAGGACTTCGCCGATCAAGGTCGTCAGGGCAGACTGGTAGTGGGTCATCGTGGGATCTCTGCTTTGCTTCTTGCCGGAAACAATGGTCATCCCACGGTGGCCCTTCATCGTCTACGACGACGAGAACCCCCCGCGGGAATTGACACCACGCTATGGGACTCACCCTCCCGGGTAGCGGAGCTTCCACGAAAACCGATCACGCGCACAGCGACGTTTCCGGATGCGTGAGTCATCGCCGCACTCCCGGGACAGCGGAGCCGGTAGAGGGCGCACACAGAGCCGTAGAAGCGACCTTCGGCTCGAAGATGATGAAGATGATCGTTCCTTCCGTAACAAGAGCCACACCGCGCGGGCGAGGCCGTACAGGCAGGGGGCGCGGAGCATCCCCTCTTTTCTGAGGCAAGGCCTACACGCCAGGGGAGCATCATATCTACGCAGTTACGCAGATAATGAGGAAGGTGAGCGGGTCTCGGATCGTGCAAGAGGTCACGCCGTGGCGCACCCCTCTGCGGATTCTGCAGATCCTGTGCGTATCGGACGGGCGAGCTCGTGAGATCTCGCCCGTCGTCGGCAGCCCGCTCGCGCAGCGCACCACCGTGCCTCACCGCGAGGACGTACGGCCCCGCGTCGCAGTGTGAGGATCGGCTCGATCGGCCGCTGATCATGACAGTCACCGGCATGAGCTGCTCTCCATTCAGGACGGACACACACGTCTGGCACCAGGGTGCCGCGCTCGGGCGCGGAGCGCCCACCTGACTCCCGAGATCGGCCCGTCCGTGACGGTCTCGGGAGGGGCTGTCGTGGTGATGACGATCCGGGTCATGTCGTCCGGCAAGGGGTACGAGTACCTGCTGAAGTCTGTCGTCGCTGGTGACGGCGACCGGGAGATGAGCAGCCCGCTGACCCGGTACTACACCGAGACCGGCTGCCCGCCAGGTACTTGGGTCGGTACCGGCCTGATGAGTCTCGACGACGGACGCACCCCGGCGTCGGCCGAGGGCGACACGGTGACCGAGGAGCACTTGGCGCGGCTGCTGGGTGAGGGCATCCACCCGGTCACCGGGGAACGACTCGGTACCCGGTTTCCGTCGTTGCAGCCGCCGCGCGAACGGATTGCGGCGCGCATTGCACGGCTCGACCCCGACCTGCGCGGTGAGGCGCGGGAGCAAGCGGTGCAACGTATCCGTGAGGAGGAGGTTGCGAAGAAGCCGCGCATCGCCGTTGCAGGGTTCGATCTGACGTTCTCACCGCCGAAGTCGGTCAGCGCGATCTGGGGTGTGGCCGACGCGGGCACGCAAGCCCTGATTGCGCAGGCGCATCACGCCGCGATGCGCGACACAATCGCGTTGCTGGAAGAGCGCGTCGCCGTGACACGGGTCGGCCGGGGCGGTATCGCGCAGATGCCGATCGTGGGTGTGATCGCGACCGCGTTTGACCATTACGACTCCAGAGCAGCGGATCCGCAACTGCATACGCACGTCGTGGTGTCGAACAAGGTGCAGGGCGAGGATGGGCGCTGGCGCACGCTCGACTCGCGCCGATTGCACAAGGCGGCTGTCGCTCTGTCGGAGTCGTACAACGCCTTTGTCACTGATCACACCGCGCGGCTGCTCGGTGTGACGTGGGTGCCCGTCGACCGGGGCAAGGACCGCAACACCGGCTGGGAGATCGCGGGCGTACCAGCGGCGCTGATCGCGGAGTTCTCCCGCCGCACCACCGGCGGCAGCGACGGCGCGGAGGGCATCGAGCAGGTCAAGAACCGGCTGATCGAGCAGTACATCGCCGAGCACGGCAGGCAACCCTCAGCGGCGACGATCGCGAAACTCCGACAGCAGGCGACCTTGGAGACGCGGCCCGAGAAAGAACTGCACTCGCTGGCTGAGCTGACCGCTGACTGGCGGGCGCGGGCCGAGGTGGTGCTCAGCGAGGATGCACCCACTTGGGCGCAGCATCTACTCGACCGGGGTGCGGGCGAGGCTCGGCTGCGTGCGGACGATCTCGGGCTGGAGCAGATCGAGGATCTTGCCTCCGTGGTGCTGATGGAGGTCGCGAACCGGCGCGCAACCTGGGGGCGATGGAACCTGCACGCCGAGACGATGCGACAGATCATGGGCGTCCGGTTCGCAACCACCGACGATCGCATCCGGGTGCTCGATCAGATCGTCGCCCACGCCGAAGCCGAATCGCTGCGGCTCACCCCGGACTACGACCGAGCCGTACCCGCCCACTACGTCGACGGTGAGGGCAACAGGTTCCAACCGGTCGACCAGATCGCGTATTCCAGCCAGAACATCCTCGACGCCGAACAGCGGCTCCTCGCACACAGCCAAGATGACGGTGGCCCGGCGCTGACCGCGCGGCTCGTCGCGCGGCACACTTCCCGCAAGATCGGGGGCGTAAGGCTCGATCCCGACCAGGCCGTCGCTATCACGCGCATCGCCCGTTCCGGGCTGACCCTTGATCTGCTGGTCGGCCCGGCAGGTTCCGGCAAGACCACGGCGCTGCGCGCCCTA carries:
- the mobF gene encoding MobF family relaxase, whose amino-acid sequence is MTIRVMSSGKGYEYLLKSVVAGDGDREMSSPLTRYYTETGCPPGTWVGTGLMSLDDGRTPASAEGDTVTEEHLARLLGEGIHPVTGERLGTRFPSLQPPRERIAARIARLDPDLRGEAREQAVQRIREEEVAKKPRIAVAGFDLTFSPPKSVSAIWGVADAGTQALIAQAHHAAMRDTIALLEERVAVTRVGRGGIAQMPIVGVIATAFDHYDSRAADPQLHTHVVVSNKVQGEDGRWRTLDSRRLHKAAVALSESYNAFVTDHTARLLGVTWVPVDRGKDRNTGWEIAGVPAALIAEFSRRTTGGSDGAEGIEQVKNRLIEQYIAEHGRQPSAATIAKLRQQATLETRPEKELHSLAELTADWRARAEVVLSEDAPTWAQHLLDRGAGEARLRADDLGLEQIEDLASVVLMEVANRRATWGRWNLHAETMRQIMGVRFATTDDRIRVLDQIVAHAEAESLRLTPDYDRAVPAHYVDGEGNRFQPVDQIAYSSQNILDAEQRLLAHSQDDGGPALTARLVARHTSRKIGGVRLDPDQAVAITRIARSGLTLDLLVGPAGSGKTTALRALHRAWTAAHGRDSVIGLAPSAAAAEVLGDSLGVRAENTAKFLYEHHHGRWNLEAGQLVLVDESSLAGTLALDRITAHAAEVGAKVVLIGDWAQLSAVETGGAFGMLVRHRHALVDPEASSRELFYVAMTRGKHRNHAYVIVPDPHEIEAHLDQPEPLTVTDRLAKVLARTDADLSATETLKLEVDRHASLSTLLAEYDVLAREAQTERWATLLDVAPFPENVADDVFTSSYYERLEAALARHEAAGHLAAAALTALAPRLTPGEDQSDPAAQLAAILDQATQKLPPGKRTKARVAGLIPTPAEPIADDMQTALTQRQMLIETAARGLLHDAQEAGAAWVTKLGQPGLRIEARERWEAHAATIALYGSAPSLVDI